The following proteins come from a genomic window of Dreissena polymorpha isolate Duluth1 chromosome 1, UMN_Dpol_1.0, whole genome shotgun sequence:
- the LOC127874433 gene encoding uncharacterized protein LOC127874433 translates to MEGATETTRVLVTGASGYIATHIIQQLQQAGYQVRATLRSLEDAAKAEKLRALCPEAAHALELVEADLTKPESWEPAVKDVTYVIHAASPFPMTPPKDESEIVTPAVDGTQAILKACVQAKSVKKVVMTSSSVAVRYGSSEPNKTYTEEDWMEPEGLDAHGKSKVMAEKAAWDYVKELPDEDKVELAVVNPSYVMGPVLNGSKCSSTDVVKRLLEHSSLCVPKLNFSIVDVRDVAAAHIKAMTSQEASGKRHLVTNDNMWMKEIAQVLSKEFKSQGYSVPTANYPNAVLNLIGVFDKSVKMIIPQVNKVIKFDNSRMKEVLGVTPRDLKETILDMAYSLIEAGIVKKSKKYRGPGGIQADKEEEVDKKEEGDDKPKENGDLKEGEEKKEGDETKEDEKKEADEKKEEKEGEEKKEEKEEKDNKEEEKPAEKTEESKPTEESNPDDTKDGE, encoded by the exons GTGTTCTGGTGACCGGCGCGAGCGGCTACATCGCGACCCACATCATACAGCAGCTGCAGCAAGCCGGGTACCAGGTTCGCGCCACACTGCGCTCTCTCGAGGACGCAGCTAAGGCGGAGAAGCTGCGGGCGCTCTGCCCGGAAGCGGCGCACGCGCTGGAGCTGGTGGAGGCGGACCTAACTAAGCCAGAGTCATGGGAACC TGCCGTGAAGGATGTGACGTATGTGATCCACGCCGCCAGCCCCTTTCCCATGACCCCGCCCAAGGACGAGAGTGAAATTGTGACCCCCGCTGTGGACGGCACTCAGGCTATTCTGAAGGCGTGCGTGCAGGCCAAGTCCGTGAAGAAGGTCGTCATGACGAGCTCATCAGTGGCTGTGAGAT ATGGCAGCTCGGAGCCAAACAAGACGTACACCGAGGAAGACTGGATGGAACCGGAAGGACTGGACGCGCACGGAAAGAGCAAGGTGATGGCGGAGAAGGCCGCCTGGGACTACGTAAAGGAACTTCCGG ACGAGGACAAGGTTGAGTTGGCTGTGGTTAACCCCTCCTACGTCATGGGCCCCGTCCTCAACGGATCCAAGTGCAGCAGCACTGAT GTTGTCAAGCGGCTCCTGGAGCACTCCTCGCTGTGTGTACCTAAGCTGAACTTCTCCATTGTGGACGTCAGAGACGTAGCAGCCGCCCACATCAAGGCCATGACGTCACAGGAAGCTTCCG GAAAGCGCCACCTGGTCACCAATGACAACATGTGGATGAAGGAAATAGCGCAGGTGTTGTCGAAGGAGTTTAAGAGCCAAG GTTACAGCGTGCCCACGGCCAACTACCCGAACGCGGTCCTCAATCTGATCGGCGTGTTCGACAAGTCAGTGAAGATGATCATACCGCAGGTCAACAAGGTCATCAAGTTCGACAACTCCCGG ATGAAGGAGGTGTTGGGAGTGACCCCACGTGACCTCAAGGAGACCATCCTCGATATGGCGTACAGTCTCATAGAGGCAGGCATCGTGAAGAAGTCAAAGAAATACAGA GGTCCTGGCGGGATTCAAGCCGATAAGGAGGAAGAGGTAGATAAAAAGGAAGAAGGGGACGACAAACCAAAGGAGAATGGCGATTTAAAGGAGGGAGAGGAAAAGAAAGAAGGTGACGAAACGAAAGAAGATGAAAAGAAAGAAGCTGATGAAAAGAAAGAAGAGAAGGAAGGTGAGGAGAAAAAAGAAGAAAAGGAGGAAAAAGACAATAAAGAAGAAGAAAAGCCCGCAGAAAAAACAGAGGAGTCAAAACCCACCGAGGAGAGTAATCCAGATGATACGAAGGACGGAGAGTAG